The genomic segment GACAGGTGCATCTTTCCCGGCACGCTTTGCCGCAGCTTTTGATGATGCAGCTTTTGCCCTGGTATCGCGCTTCTTTTGTCGCTCCTTTTTACGTTTTGCTTTCTGAGAGGTAGCCAAAATTTATCCTAAAAAATTAGTCCGACCTGTTAATCGCATCCAGCCAGGGACGTCCCAAAGCTAGATTTGGTTGGCCGATTAACTCCATAAAGTAGTCTCCACCGTCGTAGCCGGCGTAGTACCAGTTCAGCGTCCGTGCATCATAGTAATAATCTACAAAAGATGCGGGCCGGCTGGATTGCATAAAGTCCTTCAAGAACGATTCGCGTACACTTAATAGTATGTCACGAAACCGCTGATCGCTGGAAACAACCAGACCACGTTCCAGCGGGCCGTTGACATCCATAAAGACCAGAGGGATGGAATCGTTCAGCACAAACCAGTATTCAAACTGTACGTACCTGCCATTGTTGCGCGTACGCATGTCCTCCTCGAGAAGTTCTGTAATGGTCTGGGTGGGCGGACCAAAATAGGACTCCATGTGCGCACGAATTTCCTGTGTTCGCGTTGTATCAAGGGGCAGCAGCGACTCTGTACCAAGGAAGGCCCATAACGTATTATCAAATTTCTTCTCAAACCAGGACCGCTCGAGCCGGCGCACCAGCTGCCAGCCTTCAATTTCAAACGACTTCTCTCGTTGCTGCCATGCCGCAATCTGCGCATTCCGATTTAACTGGATCAGCCATTGCCGCACCGTATCAGCCCGCGAAGGCAGATGCGCCACCGGCATCGGGTCTGCGTGTACGCCATTGTCCTGGAAATACTGCTGAACCTGCACTTCGTAACGCGCCCGGCGATACCGATCTATCAGATCCTGCGCCTGGAGTGGATTGACCATTCCCCAGACCATCCATACTACAAAGAGATATCGGAGGCTATACATGGTAACTGCGCGGGGTTATTCCCGGGTAAAATAACAAACGAACGCGAGAAGCGCAGAACCTCCACAACAATTCGTCTGACGAAGTGTGTGGATCTTCGGCAAAAACAGGGCCAGTGTGGGTAAATTGGCTAAAAAACGCACATTAAATGCGCCGCATCAAACAAGAAAAAACAGGTTAGTCATCAATGGACAATACTGCAAGAAATGCTTCTTGCGGCACTTCAACAGATCCTACCTGTTTCATTCGCTTCTTCCCTTCCTTTTGTTTCTCAAGCAGCTTGCGTTTACGAGAAATGTCACCGCCATAACATTTGGCTGTAACATCTTTACGCATGGCTTTTACCGTTTCACGGGCAATGACCCGTGTACCGATTGACGCCTGCAGCGCTACTTCAAACATCTGACGAGGAATCAGATCTTTCAGCTTCCGGGTAAGCTTGCGACCAATTTCATACGCCTTGTCACGGTGAACAATCGTAGACAGGGTATCAACAGGGTCTCCATTAATCATGACATCGAGTTTAATCAACTCGCTGACACGGTATTCCATAATCTCATAGTCGAAAGACGCGTACCCGCGGCTCACACTTTTGAGTTTATCGTAGAAATCAAATACAATTTCAGAGAGCGGCAGTTCATACTGCAGATCCACCCTTTCAGTATCGAGATATTGGGTATTAACATAAATACCGCGGCGATCCTGGCAGAGCTTCATCAAGGCACCGATGTATTCTGTTGGTGTAATGATCTGCGCACGAACGTAAGGCTCCTGGATGTTGTTGATGCGCCCTGGCGGCGGCATCGCACTCGGATTCTCTACAACAACCACTTCTTCGTTTGTGAGGTTGACCTCGTACTTAACGTTCGGCACTGTTGTAATGATGTCCAGTCCAAATTCACGATCAAGGCGTTCCTGGATGATTTCCATGTGCAGCATGCCCAGAAACCCTACGCGAAAGCCAAATCCAAGGGCTGAGGATGTTTCTGGTTCATACGTCAGCGATGCATCGTTTAGGCGCAGTTTGTCGAGAGAAGCCCGCAGGTCTTCGAACTCATCTGAATTTGTGGGATATACGCCACTGAAGACCATCGGCTTGACGTCTTGAAAGCCCTGGATTGCCTCTTCAGCAGGCCCCTTAGCCGTGGTGATCGTATCACCCACGCGGGTATGTCGTACGTCTTTAACCGAACCAATGACATAACCTACGTCACCGGCACGAAGCTCCTTAGCGGGCTCCATACCAAGCTTCAGCACCCCAATCTCCTCCGCATCATACTCATGCCCGTTGAACATGAATCGCATTTTCTCGCCTTTGTGCAGCGTGCCTTGAAATGCGCGGATATAAGCAATGGCCCCGCGATACGGGTTAAAAACTGAATCAAAAATCAAAGCCTGCAACGGCGCCTCTTCATCGCCACTCGGAGACGGGATGCGGTGAACAATGCTTTCAAGCAGTGCATCAACCCCTTTTCCGGTTTTAGCGCTGATTGAAAGAATGTCTTCCGCCGGCTCCCCAAGGAGTTGTTCGATACTTTG from the Bacteroidota bacterium genome contains:
- the lepA gene encoding translation elongation factor 4 — encoded protein: MSNYKERIRNFCIIAHIDHGKSTLADRLLELTGTLSQRELQEQVLDDMDLERERGITIKSHAIRMEYKAEDGQTYTLNLIDTPGHVDFTYEVSRALSACEGAILVVDAAQGIEAQTISNLYLAMELDLEIIPVMNKVDLPSARPDVIAQSIEQLLGEPAEDILSISAKTGKGVDALLESIVHRIPSPSGDEEAPLQALIFDSVFNPYRGAIAYIRAFQGTLHKGEKMRFMFNGHEYDAEEIGVLKLGMEPAKELRAGDVGYVIGSVKDVRHTRVGDTITTAKGPAEEAIQGFQDVKPMVFSGVYPTNSDEFEDLRASLDKLRLNDASLTYEPETSSALGFGFRVGFLGMLHMEIIQERLDREFGLDIITTVPNVKYEVNLTNEEVVVVENPSAMPPPGRINNIQEPYVRAQIITPTEYIGALMKLCQDRRGIYVNTQYLDTERVDLQYELPLSEIVFDFYDKLKSVSRGYASFDYEIMEYRVSELIKLDVMINGDPVDTLSTIVHRDKAYEIGRKLTRKLKDLIPRQMFEVALQASIGTRVIARETVKAMRKDVTAKCYGGDISRKRKLLEKQKEGKKRMKQVGSVEVPQEAFLAVLSIDD